The following are encoded together in the Vibrio zhugei genome:
- the sbcB gene encoding exodeoxyribonuclease I, whose protein sequence is MQQDHQPTFFFFDYETWGTSPAKDRPSQFAGIRTDKDFNIIGEPVVLYCQLPADYLPNPEAALITGIKPQVAMQKGVPEPEFIQRIYQELATPNTTNLGYNNIRFDDEVTRYTAYRNFLDPYEWSYKNGNSRWDLLDVLRACHALRPEGIEWPQNEDGYTSFKLEHLSKANGIEHENAHDALADVIATIEMAKKVKLAQPKLFDYFFSMRNKRPLNDLIDIVNMTPLMHVSGMLGRDCHYTSWVVPVAWHPTNKNAVIMVDLAKDPQVLLDLTADELTERLYTKKEALGPDEDPVPVKLVHINKCPILAPAKTLTADNAAQIGIDRQQCLAHLAILRENTQIREKLVTLFSHEREYPASTDVDTQLYDGFFSPTDKAAMAIIRDSHPENLGALDIQFHDPRIKPLLFRYRARHFPWTLSESEQHRWKDHCREYFESHIESYMLNLENLMHEHESDSKKMALLKAVYQYVEHIAS, encoded by the coding sequence ATGCAACAGGACCACCAACCAACTTTCTTTTTCTTTGACTATGAAACGTGGGGGACCAGCCCAGCAAAAGATCGGCCAAGCCAATTTGCTGGAATTCGTACAGATAAAGATTTTAATATCATTGGTGAACCGGTCGTCCTCTATTGTCAATTACCTGCAGATTACCTGCCCAATCCTGAAGCTGCGTTAATTACCGGTATCAAACCTCAAGTCGCGATGCAAAAAGGCGTGCCTGAGCCTGAATTCATTCAGCGCATTTATCAAGAGCTTGCTACCCCCAATACGACCAACCTCGGCTACAACAATATTCGTTTTGATGATGAAGTCACTCGCTATACCGCCTATCGTAACTTTCTTGATCCCTATGAGTGGAGTTATAAAAATGGCAACTCTCGCTGGGACCTCCTTGATGTACTGCGTGCTTGTCATGCCTTACGTCCTGAGGGCATCGAATGGCCTCAAAACGAGGACGGCTACACCAGCTTTAAACTGGAACACTTGTCGAAAGCCAATGGTATAGAACACGAAAATGCGCATGATGCATTAGCCGATGTCATCGCAACCATTGAAATGGCAAAGAAAGTAAAATTGGCTCAGCCTAAACTGTTTGACTATTTCTTTAGTATGCGCAATAAGCGTCCACTCAACGATTTGATCGATATTGTCAATATGACGCCACTGATGCATGTCTCTGGCATGCTGGGCCGCGACTGTCACTACACCAGTTGGGTCGTTCCGGTTGCGTGGCATCCCACCAATAAGAATGCGGTGATCATGGTCGATCTGGCTAAAGACCCGCAAGTCCTCCTGGATTTAACCGCCGACGAATTGACAGAGCGACTGTACACTAAGAAAGAAGCATTAGGGCCCGACGAAGATCCGGTACCAGTAAAACTCGTCCACATTAATAAGTGCCCAATACTGGCACCAGCGAAAACCCTAACCGCTGACAATGCGGCGCAAATCGGCATCGATCGTCAACAGTGTTTAGCGCATCTTGCAATCCTGCGTGAGAATACACAAATTCGGGAAAAACTCGTCACTTTGTTCTCTCATGAACGAGAATATCCGGCCAGTACCGATGTTGATACCCAACTCTATGACGGGTTCTTCTCTCCCACAGATAAAGCCGCTATGGCCATCATTCGCGACAGCCACCCAGAGAATCTTGGTGCATTAGACATTCAATTTCATGATCCGCGCATCAAGCCTTTGCTGTTTCGCTATCGTGCCCGTCACTTCCCTTGGACGCTCAGCGAAAGTGAACAACATCGTTGGAAAGATCATTGCCGAGAGTATTTCGAAAGTCATATCGAATCATACATGTTGAATTTGGAGAACTTAATGCATGAGCATGAAAGCGACTCCAAGAAAATGGCTCTGCTGAAAGCAGTTTATCAGTACGTCGAACACATCGCGTCTTAA
- a CDS encoding CidA/LrgA family protein, which translates to MPKTLLQYGVSFALIYLSLTLGNWIQSLLAIAIPGSIFGMLILFALLVSGITPVNWVKPGCHFFIRYMMLLFVPISVGLMDHFDLMINNAWAILASAIGGSLIVLVILSLVLNKFMNRIEPQASHKEHH; encoded by the coding sequence ATGCCCAAAACACTATTGCAGTACGGCGTGTCATTCGCGCTCATTTATCTTAGTTTAACCCTCGGTAATTGGATTCAAAGCCTCCTCGCCATTGCTATCCCCGGCAGTATCTTTGGTATGTTGATCTTATTTGCATTGCTTGTCAGTGGTATCACGCCTGTCAACTGGGTGAAGCCCGGTTGCCACTTCTTCATTCGCTACATGATGCTGCTCTTTGTTCCCATCAGTGTGGGATTAATGGACCACTTTGATCTCATGATTAATAATGCTTGGGCGATCTTAGCCAGTGCGATTGGTGGCTCACTCATCGTCTTGGTGATATTAAGCCTTGTTCTCAACAAGTTTATGAATCGTATTGAACCTCAGGCGTCTCATAAGGAGCATCACTAA
- a CDS encoding LrgB family protein, with protein MWLVVTIAVFFICRWFCAKISSPIANPLLICIALLIVLLTALNIPFKTYYADNIYLSQLLGPAVVALAFPLYEQLPQIRANWRVILLACLLSSVMSMITASVIAVLLHTDMHLVAALMAKSVTTPIAMEVASHLGGEPSISAIVVMIVGLFGAIMGYPILRFLNIQHSLARGLSMGSVSHALGTATCAETDPKDGAFSSLALVLCGVITSILAPFLFTLTVWLDQLLH; from the coding sequence ATGTGGTTGGTTGTTACCATTGCGGTATTTTTCATTTGTCGTTGGTTTTGCGCGAAAATCTCCTCCCCCATCGCAAACCCTTTACTGATTTGTATTGCTCTACTGATCGTACTGCTGACGGCATTGAATATTCCCTTTAAAACGTATTACGCCGATAACATTTATTTAAGCCAGCTACTCGGTCCTGCGGTCGTTGCCTTAGCCTTTCCGCTATACGAACAACTCCCGCAAATCCGTGCCAATTGGCGAGTGATTTTATTGGCTTGCCTCTTAAGTAGCGTGATGTCAATGATAACGGCCAGCGTCATTGCGGTGTTATTACATACAGACATGCACTTAGTCGCCGCGCTTATGGCCAAATCGGTGACCACTCCGATAGCAATGGAAGTCGCGAGTCACCTTGGTGGGGAACCTTCGATTTCGGCGATCGTGGTGATGATTGTAGGACTGTTCGGGGCCATCATGGGCTATCCGATTCTTCGCTTTTTGAATATCCAACATTCGCTTGCCAGAGGGTTATCGATGGGCTCGGTCTCACATGCCTTAGGAACGGCAACCTGCGCAGAAACCGATCCCAAAGACGGGGCATTCAGCTCTCTGGCATTGGTATTATGCGGAGTTATTACGTCAATTTTGGCGCCGTTTCTCTTCACGTTGACAGTCTGGCTCGATCAACTCCTTCACTGA
- the cdd gene encoding cytidine deaminase, with product MKDLLEQALSRLPESIADSLTPIVLDKDFDATLSSQQFDTLLKCSGLNDADLRVALLPLAACYAHVPISKFYVGAIARGLTGTLYFGANMEFSGVQLGQSIHAEQAAISHAWMKGETGIKDVTVNHTPCGHCRQFMNELTTASSLMIQLPQRDELSLQHYLPESFGPDDLDIAQRLMDKSHQGVEHPLDDPLLTQALAALNISHAPYTHNVSGVALRTTTQDTFQGAYAENAAFNPSLAPLQVALIQMRMAGLDFSLVTHVALVEMGNTPISHLDSTQATLDGLNPDIEFSYASVPSK from the coding sequence ATGAAAGATTTACTCGAGCAGGCGTTAAGCCGCCTTCCTGAGTCAATTGCCGACTCTCTTACTCCGATTGTTTTAGACAAGGATTTTGACGCAACACTCTCTAGCCAACAGTTTGATACACTCCTCAAATGCTCTGGGCTCAATGATGCCGATTTACGTGTCGCGCTTCTCCCCCTAGCCGCCTGTTATGCGCATGTGCCTATTTCAAAATTTTATGTGGGAGCCATAGCACGAGGACTGACTGGTACGCTGTACTTTGGCGCCAACATGGAGTTCTCAGGGGTACAATTGGGTCAATCCATCCATGCAGAACAAGCGGCCATTAGTCATGCATGGATGAAAGGTGAAACGGGTATTAAAGACGTCACGGTCAATCATACTCCCTGCGGTCACTGTCGCCAGTTCATGAATGAGTTGACTACGGCCTCCTCGTTGATGATTCAATTACCACAACGAGACGAGTTGTCGTTGCAACACTATCTTCCTGAATCTTTTGGCCCTGATGATTTAGACATTGCGCAGCGTTTGATGGATAAGTCTCATCAAGGCGTTGAGCATCCGTTAGATGATCCTCTCTTGACGCAGGCACTCGCAGCACTGAATATCAGCCATGCGCCTTATACCCATAATGTCAGTGGCGTGGCTCTACGGACCACGACGCAGGACACCTTCCAAGGCGCTTATGCTGAAAATGCGGCGTTTAATCCCAGCCTTGCGCCATTGCAAGTGGCGTTAATTCAAATGCGCATGGCAGGCTTGGACTTTTCTCTGGTCACTCATGTGGCATTGGTCGAAATGGGAAATACGCCGATCAGTCATCTCGATAGCACGCAAGCCACACTTGATGGGCTCAACCCAGACATTGAATTCAGCTACGCGTCCGTCCCATCAAAGTGA
- a CDS encoding thiol-disulfide oxidoreductase DCC family protein, whose product MSSLIVFYDGTCPLCAKEMDQLRKRDTQQRLHLVDLHSDEFAQFPDIDPVAASEILHAVDQQGRLLLGLDAVHKAWQMVGKGWVYAPLRWPLIRPVADWCYLFFARHRYRISFLFTGTSRCESGQCSINKK is encoded by the coding sequence ATGAGCTCATTGATCGTGTTTTATGATGGAACGTGCCCGTTGTGTGCAAAAGAAATGGACCAGTTACGTAAGCGTGATACGCAGCAGCGTCTCCATCTCGTTGATCTACATAGTGACGAGTTTGCGCAATTTCCCGATATTGACCCGGTTGCCGCCAGCGAAATCTTGCATGCGGTTGATCAGCAAGGTCGATTATTACTTGGGCTAGATGCGGTGCATAAAGCGTGGCAAATGGTAGGGAAAGGATGGGTCTATGCGCCATTGCGCTGGCCTTTAATTCGACCTGTTGCAGATTGGTGTTATTTGTTTTTTGCTCGCCATCGTTACCGTATTTCGTTTCTTTTTACCGGTACCTCGAGGTGCGAGAGCGGACAATGTTCCATTAACAAGAAATAA
- a CDS encoding 2'-5' RNA ligase family protein produces MTSVFMSTVKAGMSACLLVALPLWAHATSIDVFAMPSDSVVKTMQQTSDTLHSYGIDSFYRQGKPVHITLYLTEFPSSAQEKITQIVQRFAKTQAPFPITASGVTVTKGHWAFIDVKRSAALQRLADEITLALEPLRVSDPTMPDWVKAYPNKQAAFERYGSPNVFQNFTPHLTLVGGETNPNLAKFAKAMHQHPPYVQGKIVGIGVGITDKWGQQKTILGEYRFNKAQP; encoded by the coding sequence ATGACTTCTGTTTTTATGTCTACCGTTAAGGCTGGGATGAGCGCTTGTCTGCTTGTTGCCTTACCGCTATGGGCTCATGCAACCAGTATCGACGTTTTTGCTATGCCGTCAGACAGTGTGGTGAAAACAATGCAGCAAACCAGTGATACGCTGCACTCTTACGGTATTGACAGTTTTTATCGTCAAGGTAAGCCTGTTCATATCACTCTGTATTTGACAGAGTTTCCATCTTCAGCTCAAGAAAAAATCACTCAGATTGTCCAACGGTTTGCGAAAACACAGGCGCCGTTTCCTATTACGGCCAGTGGTGTCACCGTGACCAAAGGGCACTGGGCGTTTATCGATGTGAAGCGCAGCGCCGCGCTGCAGCGTTTGGCTGATGAAATCACACTCGCGCTCGAACCGTTACGCGTTTCTGATCCGACGATGCCTGACTGGGTCAAAGCGTATCCGAATAAACAGGCGGCATTTGAGCGCTATGGCAGTCCAAATGTGTTTCAAAATTTCACGCCTCACTTAACGCTCGTTGGGGGCGAAACCAACCCTAACTTAGCCAAGTTCGCGAAGGCCATGCACCAGCATCCCCCCTATGTGCAGGGAAAAATTGTAGGAATCGGCGTGGGCATTACGGATAAGTGGGGTCAGCAAAAAACGATTTTGGGTGAATACCGCTTCAACAAGGCGCAGCCATAG
- the purT gene encoding formate-dependent phosphoribosylglycinamide formyltransferase: MLGTATSTNATRVLLLGSGELGKEVAIECQRLGLEVIACDRYDNAPAMQIAHRRHVFNMLDGEMLHRIIEQEQPHYIVPEVEAIATSKLIELEQRGFNVVPTANATRLTMDREGIRRLAAETLALPTSPFRFADTYEEFNAGVEAVGFPCVCKPVMSSSGKGQSVLNSSSDIPTAWEYAQAGGRSGAGRVIVEGFIDFDYEITLLTVRAVDGVHFCAPVGHRQEDGDYRESWQPQAMTEKARKAAEYVAKEVVNALGGYGLFGVELFVKGDSVIFNEVSPRPHDTGLVTLISQDLSEFALHVRAFTGLPIGHITQYGASASAAILGQGVSTSLGFGGLEHALLVPHTQVRLFAKPEIDGRRRLGVALARGETVEHAIELAAECRNAIQIHY, from the coding sequence ATGTTGGGAACCGCTACAAGTACAAATGCAACTCGTGTCCTGTTACTTGGTTCAGGAGAATTAGGTAAAGAAGTTGCGATTGAATGTCAGCGCCTTGGTTTGGAAGTGATCGCCTGCGACCGGTATGATAACGCGCCAGCCATGCAAATTGCCCATCGTCGTCATGTTTTTAATATGCTAGATGGTGAGATGCTGCATCGCATCATCGAACAAGAGCAGCCTCACTATATCGTTCCTGAAGTTGAAGCGATCGCCACGTCAAAACTGATTGAATTAGAACAGAGAGGATTTAATGTCGTGCCAACGGCGAACGCCACTCGCCTCACCATGGATCGTGAAGGCATCCGTCGCCTAGCCGCAGAAACCCTCGCGTTGCCAACCTCACCTTTCCGCTTCGCTGATACTTACGAAGAATTTAACGCAGGCGTCGAAGCCGTCGGTTTTCCCTGTGTCTGCAAACCCGTAATGAGCTCATCAGGCAAAGGTCAAAGTGTCCTTAACTCCTCGTCAGACATTCCAACCGCATGGGAGTACGCACAAGCGGGTGGTCGCAGTGGTGCAGGTCGCGTTATCGTTGAAGGCTTCATTGACTTTGATTACGAAATTACACTCCTCACCGTCCGTGCCGTCGATGGCGTGCATTTCTGTGCTCCAGTGGGTCACCGTCAAGAGGATGGCGATTACCGTGAGTCTTGGCAGCCACAAGCAATGACCGAAAAAGCACGCAAGGCAGCCGAATATGTGGCCAAAGAAGTGGTCAATGCGTTAGGCGGTTATGGCCTGTTTGGGGTCGAACTCTTTGTCAAAGGCGATAGCGTTATTTTTAATGAAGTCTCCCCTCGCCCGCATGACACGGGTTTAGTGACGCTGATTTCACAAGATCTTTCAGAGTTCGCGCTCCATGTCCGCGCGTTCACAGGCTTGCCTATTGGGCATATCACGCAATACGGTGCCAGCGCTTCCGCGGCTATTTTAGGTCAAGGGGTATCGACTTCACTCGGCTTTGGTGGTTTGGAACATGCGCTTCTGGTACCGCATACCCAAGTTCGTTTATTCGCCAAACCAGAGATTGATGGCCGCCGCCGACTAGGCGTGGCCCTTGCGCGCGGGGAAACGGTCGAGCACGCCATTGAGCTTGCCGCAGAATGTCGTAACGCGATCCAGATTCATTATTAA
- a CDS encoding thiopurine S-methyltransferase, which translates to MQDPEFWHQKWADNKIGFHNGEVHPFLAKYWSALAPKRHERVLVPLCGKSEDLVWLAERHDDVVGVELSPIAVRAFFAEHFYTPMVTQLSSAHELYQFDELSIYTGDFFTVPVETVDIVYDRAALVALPAEMRIDYAERVKRLLSPQGRLLVVTLDYSQDEMAGPPFSVDEQELQRLFSGYTLTLLESEQADEVHPKRVDKGLSRFAENVWLITAP; encoded by the coding sequence ATGCAAGATCCGGAATTTTGGCATCAAAAATGGGCGGATAATAAGATTGGTTTCCATAACGGAGAGGTTCATCCCTTTCTCGCCAAATATTGGTCAGCGTTGGCTCCTAAACGCCACGAGCGCGTTCTCGTGCCATTGTGTGGAAAGAGCGAAGATTTGGTCTGGTTGGCAGAGCGCCATGATGATGTGGTAGGGGTGGAACTGAGTCCAATCGCAGTGCGTGCCTTTTTCGCCGAACATTTTTATACGCCGATGGTCACTCAGCTAAGCAGTGCTCACGAGCTATATCAATTTGATGAACTGTCGATCTACACGGGCGATTTCTTTACCGTACCGGTAGAGACAGTTGATATTGTTTACGATCGTGCTGCGTTAGTCGCGCTTCCTGCGGAAATGCGCATCGACTATGCTGAGCGTGTAAAGCGCTTACTGTCACCGCAAGGACGACTGTTGGTGGTGACGTTGGATTATTCTCAAGATGAAATGGCGGGGCCTCCGTTTAGTGTGGATGAGCAAGAGCTACAACGCTTGTTCTCCGGCTACACATTAACGCTACTTGAGAGTGAGCAAGCCGATGAAGTGCATCCTAAACGTGTGGATAAAGGTTTGTCTCGGTTTGCCGAAAACGTATGGTTGATTACTGCGCCATAA
- a CDS encoding phosphoribosylglycinamide formyltransferase — protein MSLLFRTTALMLLILSRAPAFAAPMPIDTSIEDSRTGESQSEISSEVFKHSLSGLYGIQPISSTPLQPYRDFDVLYSKAHQAQYELTNLCKETAMLTDTIPYTCGVKSRQRAQEKIRADFSGQNERITDLARATLVANDVPSLVKAYEMLNRSATIVKVKNRFKNPTASGYRDLNVLVRLPKTHMIAEVQLHLAGIEKVKSGAEHAIYENIQAIERTAAIQQRALNEIETVKIEQLRAQAKNLYHDAWHPYITTRLQAQAA, from the coding sequence ATGAGCCTCTTATTCCGTACCACGGCCCTGATGCTTTTAATTCTAAGCCGTGCCCCCGCGTTTGCAGCGCCGATGCCAATCGATACGAGCATCGAGGACAGCCGCACAGGGGAATCTCAAAGTGAAATCAGTTCTGAAGTATTTAAACATAGCCTAAGCGGGTTATATGGCATTCAGCCTATCTCATCCACGCCACTGCAACCCTACCGCGATTTTGACGTGCTTTACAGCAAAGCGCATCAAGCCCAATACGAACTCACTAACCTATGTAAAGAAACCGCGATGTTAACCGATACCATCCCCTACACTTGCGGAGTAAAATCACGTCAACGCGCCCAAGAAAAAATCCGTGCCGATTTCTCTGGTCAGAATGAGCGTATCACGGATTTAGCACGTGCCACCCTTGTTGCCAATGATGTACCGAGTTTGGTCAAAGCTTATGAAATGCTCAATCGCTCAGCCACCATTGTGAAAGTGAAAAATCGCTTTAAAAATCCAACAGCCTCAGGTTACCGTGACTTAAACGTACTCGTTCGTCTCCCTAAAACTCACATGATTGCCGAAGTACAATTACATTTAGCCGGAATTGAAAAAGTGAAAAGTGGGGCCGAGCATGCTATATACGAAAACATTCAAGCAATAGAACGGACAGCAGCAATACAACAGCGTGCATTGAATGAGATAGAAACCGTAAAAATTGAGCAACTGCGTGCTCAAGCAAAGAACCTTTATCACGATGCATGGCATCCGTACATTACAACGCGCCTACAAGCTCAAGCGGCATAA
- the ihfA gene encoding integration host factor subunit alpha, with protein MALTKADLAESLFEELGFSKRDAKETVEVFFEEIRKALESGEQVKLSGFGNFDLRDKNQRPGRNPKTGEDIPISARRVVTFRPGQKLKARVENIKVAN; from the coding sequence ATGGCGCTCACAAAAGCCGATTTGGCAGAAAGCCTGTTTGAAGAATTGGGTTTTAGCAAACGTGATGCCAAGGAAACGGTGGAAGTGTTTTTTGAAGAAATTCGTAAGGCACTAGAAAGTGGAGAACAGGTCAAGCTCTCAGGATTTGGAAACTTTGACTTACGTGATAAAAATCAACGTCCTGGTCGTAACCCTAAAACAGGGGAAGATATTCCGATTTCAGCTCGCCGCGTCGTAACGTTCCGCCCAGGGCAGAAACTAAAAGCCCGAGTCGAGAACATTAAAGTCGCGAATTAA
- the pheT gene encoding phenylalanine--tRNA ligase subunit beta — translation MKFSETWLREWVNPAVTTDELTHQITMAGLEVDDVLPVAGDFKGVKVGQVVECAQHPDADKLRVTKIDIGADELLDIVCGAPNCRQGIKVAVATVGAVLPGDFKIKKAKLRGQPSHGMLCSFSELGIDIESDGIMELADDAVLGTDFREFLGLDDVTIDVDLTANRADCFSIRGLAREVGVLNRTDVSEPELTPATNTIEDTVSVDVQAPAACPRYLSRVIKNVDASAPSPLWMQEKLRRCGIRSVDAIVDVTNYVMLEQGQPMHAFDLAKIEGGIVVRMATVGEKLTLLDGSEVELQEGTLVIADHDKALALAGIFGGQDSGVSTTTQDIMLECAFFAPSAIRGRAREYGLHTDSSLRFERGVDYQLQAIAMDRATQLLVEICGGDVAPVVSAESQADLPQANRVALRRSKLDDLLGHHIADDDVVEILQRLGLSVTATDAGWEATAPSWRFDIAIEQDLIEEVGRIYGYDNIPNQSPVAALSMNRHKEANMPLKRVRDLLVDRGYHEAITYSFVEPEQQKLTVPGVEPLILPNPISADMSAMRLGLIQGLLNTVVRNQKRQRPRVRLFEYGLRFTPDSTAENGMRQEPMLAGVLAGSCSEEHWDIATATVDFFDLKGDVEGILELTANDKAYHFEAVKHPALHPGQSAAIMFDGQQIGVIGTVHPELERKFGLNGRTVVFEIEWNAIATRVIPEAVTLSKFPANRRDIAVVVDDSTASGDIVQACVDAGGQWLKDAQLFDVYVGKGVEEGKKSLAIALLLQSTERTLEEADITASVDAIVAAIGEKFGATLRD, via the coding sequence ATGAAATTCAGCGAAACATGGCTTCGTGAGTGGGTGAACCCTGCGGTCACAACTGACGAACTGACTCATCAAATTACAATGGCTGGCTTGGAAGTAGACGATGTACTTCCTGTTGCGGGCGACTTTAAAGGCGTGAAAGTAGGTCAAGTTGTGGAGTGTGCTCAACACCCCGATGCCGACAAGCTTCGCGTGACAAAAATTGATATCGGTGCCGATGAATTACTCGACATCGTCTGTGGTGCGCCGAACTGTCGCCAAGGCATCAAAGTGGCCGTCGCCACGGTAGGCGCCGTGTTACCGGGTGACTTTAAAATCAAGAAAGCGAAACTTCGCGGTCAACCATCGCATGGCATGCTTTGTTCATTCAGCGAATTGGGTATTGATATTGAATCAGACGGTATTATGGAACTGGCAGACGATGCGGTTCTTGGTACCGATTTCCGTGAGTTCTTGGGTCTTGACGACGTGACCATTGATGTGGACCTAACGGCGAACCGAGCGGATTGCTTCAGCATTCGTGGTCTTGCACGTGAAGTGGGCGTGTTAAATCGTACTGACGTCAGTGAACCCGAATTGACTCCGGCGACCAATACCATCGAAGACACGGTCTCAGTCGATGTACAAGCGCCTGCGGCTTGTCCTCGTTATTTGAGTCGTGTGATTAAAAACGTCGATGCTAGCGCGCCGTCACCGTTATGGATGCAAGAGAAATTGCGTCGTTGTGGTATTCGCAGCGTTGATGCGATTGTAGATGTGACCAACTATGTCATGCTTGAACAAGGTCAACCTATGCACGCCTTTGATCTTGCTAAGATTGAAGGTGGCATCGTGGTACGCATGGCTACCGTTGGTGAAAAACTTACCTTGCTTGATGGATCAGAAGTGGAGCTTCAAGAGGGAACGCTTGTGATTGCTGATCACGATAAGGCTTTGGCTTTAGCGGGTATTTTTGGCGGTCAAGACTCAGGCGTTAGTACGACGACACAAGATATCATGTTGGAATGTGCCTTCTTTGCCCCTTCGGCAATTCGTGGGCGTGCTCGTGAATACGGTTTGCATACCGATTCTTCGCTACGTTTTGAGCGTGGGGTGGATTATCAGTTACAAGCGATCGCCATGGACAGAGCAACACAGTTATTGGTTGAGATCTGCGGTGGTGATGTGGCGCCAGTCGTGAGTGCCGAATCGCAAGCCGACTTACCTCAGGCGAATCGTGTCGCTTTACGTCGTAGTAAATTGGACGACCTATTAGGTCATCACATTGCCGATGACGATGTGGTCGAAATTTTACAACGTTTAGGACTGAGCGTGACAGCCACGGATGCCGGTTGGGAAGCCACCGCACCAAGCTGGCGTTTTGATATTGCCATTGAGCAAGATCTGATCGAGGAAGTGGGTCGTATCTATGGTTACGATAACATTCCCAATCAGTCACCTGTCGCTGCGTTGAGCATGAATCGTCACAAAGAAGCGAACATGCCGTTAAAGCGCGTTCGTGATTTGCTGGTCGATCGAGGCTACCATGAGGCGATCACTTATAGCTTTGTAGAACCAGAGCAGCAAAAACTCACAGTGCCTGGAGTGGAGCCACTCATTCTGCCTAATCCAATTTCTGCAGATATGTCAGCAATGCGTTTGGGGTTAATCCAAGGGTTGCTTAATACAGTGGTCCGTAACCAGAAACGTCAGCGGCCACGCGTGCGCTTGTTTGAATACGGTTTACGGTTTACGCCAGACAGCACGGCTGAAAATGGTATGCGCCAAGAGCCGATGTTGGCGGGTGTACTAGCCGGTAGCTGCAGTGAAGAACATTGGGATATCGCGACTGCTACGGTCGATTTCTTTGATTTAAAAGGCGATGTTGAAGGCATTCTTGAGCTTACAGCCAATGATAAAGCGTATCACTTTGAAGCGGTTAAGCATCCTGCGCTGCATCCAGGACAAAGCGCTGCGATTATGTTTGATGGTCAGCAGATCGGTGTCATTGGTACAGTGCATCCAGAACTCGAGCGTAAGTTTGGTTTGAACGGCCGTACTGTTGTATTCGAAATTGAATGGAATGCAATTGCGACCCGTGTGATTCCTGAAGCGGTAACGTTATCCAAATTCCCAGCAAACCGTCGTGATATTGCTGTCGTAGTGGATGACAGTACTGCGTCTGGAGACATAGTACAAGCTTGTGTCGATGCTGGTGGGCAATGGCTTAAAGATGCGCAACTATTTGATGTGTATGTAGGCAAAGGGGTTGAAGAGGGTAAGAAGAGTCTTGCCATCGCCTTGCTCCTACAATCGACAGAGCGAACGCTGGAAGAAGCGGATATTACGGCAAGTGTCGATGCCATTGTTGCGGCGATCGGTGAGAAATTTGGTGCAACATTGCGCGATTAA